The Arachis hypogaea cultivar Tifrunner chromosome 16, arahy.Tifrunner.gnm2.J5K5, whole genome shotgun sequence genome contains a region encoding:
- the LOC112697705 gene encoding homeotic protein knotted-1 has translation MEMEEYPNNNNNNNLRQEKRGANAIRPSFLYSSTTNTASLHNHHHHHHQVPINTFNLQSSDHHHQQCFESDDNHQVLVVKTEAISTTPHHHYPLLRGNNNNMHHPHHSQQHHHHHQQGRNYNQTSNNGGGEVDAIKAKIIAHPHYSNLLEAYMDCQKVGAPPEVVARLVAARQEFEARQRSSVSSRESSNKDPELDQFMEAYYDMLVKYREELTRPIEEAMDFMRRIETQLNMLCNGPVRIFQDEKCEGEGGGSSEEEQEGDTEVAEIDPRAEDRELKNHLLRKYSGYLSSLKQELSKKKKKGKLPKDARQKLLNWWELHYKWPYPSESEKVALAESTGLDQKQINNWFINQRKRHWKPSEDMQFMVMDGLHAHQKQTLYMDPHYLPDPHYRLAP, from the exons aTGGAGATGGAGGAataccctaataataataataataataacttgagGCAAGAAAAGAGAGGTGCAAATGCAATAAGGCCAAGTTTCTTGTACTCATCAACTACTAATACTGCttctcttcataatcatcatcatcatcaccaccaaGTTCCAATCAACACCTTTAATCTTCAATCTtcagatcatcatcatcaacaatgtTTTGAATCTGATGATAATCATCAAGTTCTTGTTGTGAAGACTGAAGCAATTAGCACCACCCCACATCATCACTATCCTTTGTTGAGGGGAAACAATAATAATATGCATCATCCCCACCATAGCCAGcaacaccatcatcatcatcaacaaggaCGGAATTACAACCAAACCTCCAATAATGGTGGTGGTGAAGTTGATGCCATCAAAGCCAAAATCATTGCTCATCCTCACTACTCTAATCTCTTAGAAGCTTACATGGATTGCCAAAAG GTCGGAGCTCCGCCGGAAGTGGTGGCGCGACTGGTGGCGGCGAGGCAGGAATTTGAGGCACGGCAACGATCTTCAGTTAGCTCAAGGGAAAGTTCCAATAAGGACCCAGAACTTGACCAATTCATG gaaGCTTACTATGACATGCTTGTGAAGTATAGAGAGGAATTAACAAGGCCTATAGAAGAGGCTATGGATTTCATGAGAAGAATAGAAACACAGCTAAATATGCTTTGCAATGGACCCGTTAGGATCTTCCAAG ATGAGAAATGTGAAGGAGAAGGAGGTGGTTCATCGGAAGAGGAACAAGAGGGAGATACAGAAGTAGCAGAGATTGATCCAAGAGCTGAAGACCGTGAACTGAAGAACCATTTGCTTAGAAAATATAGTGGTTACTTGAGTAGCCTTAAGCAAGAACtctccaagaagaagaagaaaggaaaactCCCTAAGGATGCTAGGCAGAAGCTCCTTAACTGGTGGGAACTTCATTACAAATGGCCTTATCCTTCG GAATCAGAGAAGGTGGCACTAGCAGAATCAACAGGTTTGGACCAAAAGCAAATTAACAACTGGTTCATAAATCAAAGGAAGAGGCACTGGAAACCCTCTGAAGACATGCAGTTCATGGTGATGGATGGCCTTCATGCTCATCAGAAACAAACCCTCTATATGGATCCTCATTACTTGCCTGATCCTCACTACCGTCTAGCTCCATGA
- the LOC112697706 gene encoding homeobox-leucine zipper protein HAT9, translated as MNFDLGLALGIGFHDQEKNCMKRKEDDPSRKCNNKAYPSLTLGPAIIDDDDNHNQGSKIIEDSNNSSPSAVSSFSNSSIIIKKEKDQEFEVEIDEKAPSSSRDEDGNNTKRKKLRLTKEQSTILEESFKNHSNPNPKQKQELATHLHLLPRQVEVWFQNRRARTKLKQTESDCEFLKKCYENLTEENKRLQNELQELKSMQTTTPFSMQIPPTTLTICPSCETIWANNNNNNNNNNNNNNNNNNNNNGELLLISSKAHQHHNHFYKNNGYPLFKHSSSATC; from the exons ATGAATTTTGATCTTGGTCTTGCTCTTGGAATTGGCTTCCATGatcaagagaagaattgcatgaagaGAAAGGAGGATGATCCATCAAGAAAATGCAATAATAAGGCATACCCATCTCTTACATTAGGACCAGCaataattgatgatgatgataatcatAATCAAGGTTCAAAGATTATTGAAGACTCTAATAATTCTTCTCCAAGTGCAGTGTCATCATTTTCCAACTCTTCTATCATAATCAAGAAGGAGAAAGATCAAGAATTTGAGGTTGAGATTGATGAGAAGGCTCCATCATCATCAAGGGATGAAGATGGTAACAACACAAAAAGGAAGAAACTTAGGCTCACAAAAGAACAATCTACAATCTTGGAGGAAAGCTTCAAGAACCATTCTAATCCCAATCcg AAGCAAAAGCAAGAATTGGCAACACACTTGCATCTGCTGCCGAGACAAGTGGAGGTATGGTTCCAGAACAGGAGAGCCAG GACAAAGCTgaaacaaacagaatcagatTGTGAGTTCCTGAAGAAGTGCTACGAAAATCTAACAGAAGAGAACAAAAGACTCCAAAACGAGCTTCAAGAACTGAAATCAATGCAAACAACAACACCCTTTTCCATGCAAATTCCACCAACAACTCTTACTATATGCCCTTCTTGTGAGACAATTtgggctaataataataataataataataataataataataataataataataataataataataataatggggaATTATTGCTTATAAGTTCAAAAGCTcatcaacatcataatcatttcTACAAAAATAATGGATATCCATTATTCAAACACTCATCATCCGCAACATGCTAG